Within the Calorimonas adulescens genome, the region GCACTGGGAATGTTCAATAAATATTTCCAGGAAGAACCATATGAAATGATATTTGTGGTGAATGTAAACAGACCATTTACTTCAACCAAAGAGGGTATAATCAAGCGTATCAGAGCAATAGAAAAGGCTTCAAGGATAAAGGTTACACACCTTGTCAACAACACCCATCTTATGGATGACACGACAATAGATGATATATTAAATGGATACAAAGTGACAGAAGAGGTATCAAGAGAGACTGGTCTTCCCATCAAGTTTATTTCCGGAAAGAAAGAAATACTCGAGAAATTGCCTGATTATATTGAGGTTAAGCTTTTTCCCCTTAATTTATTTATGAAACCACCATGGAAATAGAAGGAGGGATTTTTAAATGGCTGCAAGAGGTAATGTGATTTTTGATACTGAACGGTGTAAGGGTTGCGAATTGTGCACTACGGTGTGTCCTGTAGATATTATCGAGATGTCTTCAAAATTAAACAGCAGGGGTTACCATTTTTCCCAAATAAAGGATGGAGCCATGGAGAAATGTATAGCCTGTGGTTTCTGCGGGATGACCTGCCCTGATTTTGTTATCAGGGTTGAAAGATTGTAAATAAGGGAGGGAGAATCAAAATGGCGAGAATTTTAATGAAGGGTAATGAAGCCCTTGGTGAAGCGGCTATAAGGGCTGGTGCGAAATTTTACTTTGGATACCCGATAACACCTCAAAATGAGGTATCAGCATATATGGCAGAGAGACTCCCTGAGGTGGGCGGCGTGTTCTTGCAGGCGGAGAGTGAGGTGTCGGCAATAAATATGGTATATGGTGCTGGTGGAGCTGGGGCCAGAGTTCTGATAACGTCCAGCAGTCCTGGCATAAGTCTTATGCAGGAGGGTATCTCGTATATAGTCGGTGCTGAGATACCTGCGGTCATAGTGAACGTAATGAGAGGCGGGCCAGGCCTTGGAGGCATCCAACCAGGCCAGGCGGACTATTTCCAGGCTACGAGAGGCGGCGGCCATGGCGACTATTTTATGGTTGTTTTAGCCCCTGAATCCATCCAGGAGATGGTTGAGATAATGCAGGAGGCCTTTGACATAGCAGATCAGTACAGGAATCCTGTTATGATACTGGCAGATGGCATGATGGGTCAGATGATGGAGGCAGTAGATCTGGATAATATAAAAAAGTCAGATAGGAAGCTGCCACCCAAGACATGGGCGACTACCGGGATGGCGCATCACCAGGGGAAAAATATTATAAATTCTCTGGAACTCGACCCTGCAAAGCTTGAAAAGCATAACCTTGACCTCAAGAAGAAGTATGACGAAATGGCAAAGAATGAGGTAAGGTATGAGATGTATAAGTGTGATGACGCCGACATTATAGCTGTAGCCTTTGGTACAACAGCCAGGATAGTAAAGAATACCATGGAAATGGCCAGGAGGGAAGGTATAAAAATGGGCCTTATAAGGCCAATATCCGTGTGGCCTTTCCCACAGGAGCCTTTTGACAAGACTGCGGCTCATGCTAAGGCATATATATCGGTAGAGATGAACATGGGGCAGATGGTAGAGGATGTAAGACTGGCTGTAAACGGCAGAAGACCTGTGCATTTTTATGGCAGGACCGGAGGAATGATACCTGATCCAAGGGACATACTGGTTGAGGTTAAAAATATCCTTGGAGGTGTTAGATAATGGCAAGAGTGATTTATGAAAAACCAGCTGGTATAGCAGATGTTGTAACCCATTACTGTCCTGGATGTACCCATGGTATAATACATGGCCTGGTGGCTGAAAGCCTGAATGAGCTTGGCGTGCTGGGCGAGACAATAGGTGTGGCTCCGGTGGGGTGTGCGGTTCTGGCATACAACTACTTCAATTGTGATATGCAGGAAGCTGCCCATGGAAGGGCCCCTGCTGTTGCAACTGGTATAAAGAGAGTCCTTCCAGACAGGATTGTCTTTACTTATCAGGGCGATGGTGACCTTGCAGCCATAGGCACTGCAGAGATAGTACATGCGGCAGCCAGAGGGGAGAACATCACCGTTATATTTGTGAATAATGCCATCTATGGCATGACTGGAGGACAGATGGCACCCACAACTCTTTTAGGGCAAGTGACCACAACCACCCCTTATGGAAGAAAGCCAGAGGCTAACGGATTCCCGATAAGGGTATGCGAGATGCTCTCAACCTTAGAGGGTGCAGCATATGTGGCAAGGGTGTCTGTACATGATATAAATAATATAAGGAAGGCAAAGAAGGCAATAAAGGAGGCATTTCAGACACAGATAGATAAAAAAGGATTTTCTATAGTAGAGGTCTTATCCACATGCCCGACCAATTGGGGGCTTACACCGGTGGAGGCTATCAAATGGCTTAAAAACAATATGATTCCACATTATCCTCTTGCAACCTTCAAATCTCCATGGGGGGTGAAATAATGGAAGAGAGAGTAATAATGGCTGGATTTGGCGGCCAGGGTCTTATGACCATAGGCCAGCTTTTGGCCTATGCGGGTCTTGAAGAAGACAAGAATGTTTCCTGGATGCCGTCCTATGGACCGGAGCAGAGGGGTGGCACAGCCAACTGCCATGTAATAGTGTCTGATGGCCCTGTCGGCTCACCGGTTATTTCAGAAGCTACCGGTGTCATTGTGATGAACAGGCCATCTCTTGAAAAGTTTGAAAGTTACCTTATACAAGGTGGGGTGCTGGTAATTGATTCTACTCTGATAGATGTTAAAGCATCAAGGACAGATGTCGAGGCTATTTATGTGCCTGCAGATGAAATGGCCAATGAGATGGGAAATTCCAAAATGGCCAATATGATAATGTTGGGTGCATATGTACAAAAAACAGGTGTTGTAAAGTTAGAATCCCTCTTTAATGCACTACGGCATGTATGGGGAAATACTGCTAAGGAAAGGTTTGTAGAGCCA harbors:
- a CDS encoding 3-methyl-2-oxobutanoate dehydrogenase subunit VorB; this translates as MARILMKGNEALGEAAIRAGAKFYFGYPITPQNEVSAYMAERLPEVGGVFLQAESEVSAINMVYGAGGAGARVLITSSSPGISLMQEGISYIVGAEIPAVIVNVMRGGPGLGGIQPGQADYFQATRGGGHGDYFMVVLAPESIQEMVEIMQEAFDIADQYRNPVMILADGMMGQMMEAVDLDNIKKSDRKLPPKTWATTGMAHHQGKNIINSLELDPAKLEKHNLDLKKKYDEMAKNEVRYEMYKCDDADIIAVAFGTTARIVKNTMEMARREGIKMGLIRPISVWPFPQEPFDKTAAHAKAYISVEMNMGQMVEDVRLAVNGRRPVHFYGRTGGMIPDPRDILVEVKNILGGVR
- a CDS encoding 2-oxoacid:acceptor oxidoreductase family protein translates to MEERVIMAGFGGQGLMTIGQLLAYAGLEEDKNVSWMPSYGPEQRGGTANCHVIVSDGPVGSPVISEATGVIVMNRPSLEKFESYLIQGGVLVIDSTLIDVKASRTDVEAIYVPADEMANEMGNSKMANMIMLGAYVQKTGVVKLESLFNALRHVWGNTAKERFVEPNIEAIKKGAGLIGELVK
- a CDS encoding 4Fe-4S dicluster domain-containing protein gives rise to the protein MAARGNVIFDTERCKGCELCTTVCPVDIIEMSSKLNSRGYHFSQIKDGAMEKCIACGFCGMTCPDFVIRVERL
- a CDS encoding thiamine pyrophosphate-dependent enzyme, producing MARVIYEKPAGIADVVTHYCPGCTHGIIHGLVAESLNELGVLGETIGVAPVGCAVLAYNYFNCDMQEAAHGRAPAVATGIKRVLPDRIVFTYQGDGDLAAIGTAEIVHAAARGENITVIFVNNAIYGMTGGQMAPTTLLGQVTTTTPYGRKPEANGFPIRVCEMLSTLEGAAYVARVSVHDINNIRKAKKAIKEAFQTQIDKKGFSIVEVLSTCPTNWGLTPVEAIKWLKNNMIPHYPLATFKSPWGVK